From a region of the Betaproteobacteria bacterium genome:
- the nifA gene encoding nif-specific transcriptional activator NifA gives MNIQLLAALYAVSRVLSRSLDFNETLRDVLRVLHDEAGLNRGLISVLDPDSGKLNIHTIYSPEGPILDDSQYGPGEGIIGLVLEKPRTIKLTRVADEARFLNRGDVYQGELPFIAVPIKVGGDLKGVLAVQPELPEDGLLEERAQFVEMVANLIGQSLRLSMQVAQEKSSLLEERDLLRRTVRHQFGFDSMVGRSAVMRRVFDQARMVAKWNTTVLIRGETGTGKELIANAIHYNSPRARNALVKLNCAALPENLLESELFGHERGAFTGAVESRKGRFEQAHGGTLFLDEIGEVSAAFQAKMLRILQEGEFERVGGSKTIKVDVRIIAATHRDLETAVEMGDFREDLFYRLNVMPLFLPPLRERIEDIPEIARHLLTKIGSDQKRKLTLTDMANRRLANHDWPGNVRELENCLERAAVLSDDGQIDVDLIRFPSVRERSSPRPMRTVISTPQGDFLRGAVNPNSGAIPEIDIDDPNLSEKERVIAALEQAGWVQAKAARILGMTPRQIAYRIQTLNIEVKQF, from the coding sequence CTGAATATCCAGCTGCTGGCAGCGCTTTACGCCGTTAGCCGGGTACTCAGCCGCTCCCTGGATTTCAATGAAACGCTGCGCGACGTATTGCGCGTGCTGCACGATGAAGCCGGCCTGAACCGTGGTCTGATCAGCGTACTCGACCCGGACAGCGGCAAGCTCAATATCCACACAATCTACAGTCCGGAAGGCCCGATCCTCGATGACTCGCAATACGGCCCCGGCGAAGGCATCATCGGCCTGGTACTGGAAAAGCCGCGCACCATCAAACTGACTCGCGTCGCCGATGAGGCACGCTTTCTAAACCGTGGTGACGTCTATCAAGGCGAATTGCCCTTCATCGCCGTGCCCATCAAGGTCGGTGGCGATCTCAAGGGGGTACTGGCCGTCCAGCCCGAACTGCCTGAAGACGGCCTGCTGGAAGAACGCGCCCAGTTTGTTGAAATGGTCGCCAACCTGATCGGTCAGAGCCTGAGACTGTCGATGCAGGTTGCCCAGGAAAAATCCAGCCTCTTGGAAGAACGCGACCTGCTGCGCCGCACCGTGCGTCATCAGTTCGGCTTTGACAGTATGGTGGGCCGTTCGGCGGTCATGCGCCGTGTGTTCGACCAGGCACGCATGGTCGCCAAGTGGAACACCACCGTGCTGATTCGCGGCGAAACCGGCACCGGCAAGGAACTGATCGCCAACGCCATTCATTACAACTCGCCGCGCGCCCGCAATGCGCTGGTCAAGCTGAACTGCGCCGCCTTGCCGGAAAACCTTCTGGAATCCGAACTCTTCGGCCACGAACGCGGCGCCTTTACCGGCGCCGTCGAATCGCGCAAGGGCCGATTCGAGCAGGCCCACGGCGGTACCCTCTTCCTCGATGAAATCGGCGAAGTCTCAGCCGCGTTCCAGGCCAAGATGCTGCGCATCCTGCAGGAAGGCGAATTCGAGCGGGTCGGTGGCAGCAAGACCATCAAGGTTGATGTCCGCATCATCGCAGCGACCCACCGCGATCTGGAAACTGCTGTCGAGATGGGCGACTTCCGCGAAGACCTTTTTTATCGCCTCAATGTCATGCCACTGTTTCTGCCTCCGCTGCGCGAGCGCATCGAGGACATCCCGGAAATTGCCCGCCACCTGCTGACCAAGATCGGCAGCGACCAGAAGCGCAAACTGACCTTGACCGACATGGCCAACCGCCGCCTGGCCAACCACGATTGGCCCGGTAACGTCCGCGAACTTGAAAACTGTCTGGAACGTGCCGCAGTGCTCTCCGACGACGGTCAGATCGACGTAGATCTGATCCGCTTCCCGAGCGTACGCGAGCGCAGCAGTCCACGCCCCATGCGCACGGTGATTTCCACCCCCCAAGGGGACTTCCTGCGGGGCGCGGTCAACCCGAATTCCGGGGCAATTCCGGAAATTGATATCGATGACCCCAACCTGTCGGAAAAGGAACGTGTCATCGCTGCACTGGAACAAGCCGGCTGGGTGCAAGCCAAGGCCGCTCGAATCCTCGGCATGACGCCGCGCCAGATTGCCTACCGCATCCAGACGCTGAACATCGAAGTCAAGCAGTTTTAA
- the phaZ gene encoding polyhydroxyalkanoate depolymerase: MTAFSPALHYQAYQTLADLTTPMRSVARYLAPWLHHSLFWLPESKLLRKAAGACEVLALAGLTHDRPPFGIDKVDTDAGTVLVTEEAVHATPFCTLLRFRKEGVAPGEPKVLLVAPASGHFATLLRGTVQTLLRDHDVYVTDWHNVRDIPLSAGLFDLDTFIEQIITFVDWLGPHTHLVAVCQPTVPTLAAVSIMAEENHPHQPRSMTLMAGPIDCRINPTEVNRLATEKPIEWFERKLIGTVPLRYKGALRKVYPGFLQISAFMSMNIDRHKESFRRMYDHYAAGETDRAIGIKEFYDEYLAMMDLPAEFYLQTVRKVFQEYHLPQGKLEYRGRLVRPELIRRTALFTVEGERDDICSIGQTLAAHDLCAKLAPYRKQHHLQATVGHYGVFNGKRWERQIYPRLRDFIHAFDE, translated from the coding sequence ATGACCGCCTTTAGCCCCGCACTGCATTATCAGGCCTACCAGACGCTGGCCGACCTCACGACGCCGATGCGTTCGGTGGCGCGATATCTGGCGCCATGGCTGCATCACAGCCTGTTCTGGTTGCCCGAGAGCAAGTTGCTGCGCAAGGCGGCCGGGGCCTGTGAGGTGCTGGCGCTGGCCGGCCTGACGCATGATCGGCCTCCCTTTGGCATCGACAAGGTGGACACCGACGCAGGCACTGTTTTGGTGACAGAGGAGGCGGTGCACGCCACACCTTTCTGTACCCTGCTGCGTTTCCGCAAGGAAGGTGTCGCACCGGGCGAGCCCAAGGTCTTGTTGGTGGCGCCGGCTTCCGGCCACTTCGCCACCTTGTTGCGCGGCACGGTGCAGACGCTGCTGCGTGACCACGATGTTTACGTCACCGACTGGCATAACGTGCGCGACATTCCGCTTTCCGCCGGCCTGTTCGATCTCGATACTTTTATCGAACAGATCATCACCTTCGTCGATTGGCTCGGGCCGCATACCCATCTGGTAGCTGTCTGCCAGCCGACCGTGCCGACCCTGGCCGCGGTGTCCATCATGGCCGAGGAGAATCATCCGCACCAACCGCGCAGCATGACATTGATGGCGGGGCCGATCGATTGCCGGATCAATCCGACCGAGGTGAACCGCCTGGCCACCGAAAAGCCCATCGAGTGGTTTGAGCGCAAGCTGATCGGGACTGTCCCGCTCCGTTACAAGGGCGCGCTGCGCAAGGTTTATCCGGGCTTTCTGCAAATTTCTGCATTCATGAGTATGAACATTGATCGTCACAAGGAGTCGTTCCGCAGGATGTACGACCACTATGCAGCGGGCGAAACGGATCGCGCCATCGGCATCAAGGAGTTCTACGACGAATACCTGGCGATGATGGATCTGCCGGCTGAGTTTTATCTGCAGACCGTGCGCAAGGTCTTTCAGGAGTACCACTTGCCGCAAGGAAAGCTCGAATACCGCGGGCGACTGGTGCGGCCGGAACTGATTCGCCGAACGGCACTATTCACGGTCGAAGGCGAGCGTGACGATATTTGCTCAATCGGCCAGACGCTGGCTGCCCATGATCTGTGCGCCAAACTCGCTCCATACCGCAAACAGCACCACCTGCAAGCGACGGTTGGGCATTACGGCGTCTTCAACGGCAAGCGCTGGGAGCGGCAAATCTATCCGCGGCTGCGCGATTTCATTCACGCTTTTGATGAATGA
- a CDS encoding glutathione S-transferase family protein — protein sequence MPVATLTLSSKNYSSWSLRGWLMARFAGLDFSEQMVETDNASARAELLLLAPSVRVPRLTHGDISVWDTLAIGEYLNEIKPKAGLLPADATARAHCRSICGEMHSGFASLRAALPMNLKARFPNFTVWSRAKGDIERVVEIWHDCLQQYGGPFLFGKKPTLADAMYAPVATRFMTYDVALDEVCAAYCQTIMTLPVMKEWIEAAKGEPDDIEELEMEF from the coding sequence ATGCCCGTCGCAACCCTTACCCTGAGCAGCAAAAACTACTCGTCCTGGTCGTTGCGCGGCTGGTTGATGGCCCGCTTCGCCGGACTCGATTTTTCCGAACAAATGGTTGAAACGGACAATGCCAGTGCGCGCGCCGAACTGCTGCTGCTCGCCCCTTCCGTGCGCGTGCCGCGGCTGACGCATGGCGACATTTCAGTCTGGGATACGCTCGCCATTGGCGAATATCTCAACGAAATCAAGCCCAAGGCCGGCCTGCTTCCAGCCGATGCGACCGCCCGCGCCCATTGCCGTTCGATCTGCGGCGAGATGCATTCCGGCTTTGCCTCGCTGCGCGCGGCACTACCAATGAATCTCAAGGCCCGCTTCCCCAATTTCACGGTCTGGTCGCGCGCCAAGGGCGATATCGAGCGCGTCGTCGAGATCTGGCATGATTGCCTGCAACAGTACGGCGGCCCCTTCCTGTTCGGCAAGAAGCCAACCCTCGCCGATGCCATGTACGCGCCGGTCGCCACTCGTTTCATGACCTATGACGTGGCGCTTGACGAGGTCTGTGCAGCCTATTGCCAGACCATCATGACCCTGCCGGTAATGAAGGAATGGATCGAGGCAGCAAAGGGAGAACCTGACGATATTGAAGAACTTGAAATGGAGTTCTGA
- a CDS encoding (2Fe-2S) ferredoxin domain-containing protein: MPKPKKHVLVCVQGRPNGHPRGSCQEKGCGTTWQAFSDEFTARNLWASGFQLTNTGCLGPCHLGPSVVIYPEGTMYVGVKPEDVGTIIDEHLMFDQPVAHLLAPADVWA, translated from the coding sequence ATGCCAAAACCCAAGAAACACGTCCTCGTCTGCGTTCAGGGACGGCCCAACGGTCACCCACGCGGCTCTTGCCAGGAAAAGGGCTGCGGCACCACCTGGCAGGCCTTTTCGGACGAATTTACGGCCCGCAACCTGTGGGCTTCGGGCTTTCAGCTGACCAACACCGGCTGCCTCGGCCCCTGCCATCTCGGCCCCAGCGTGGTGATTTATCCGGAAGGCACGATGTACGTCGGCGTCAAGCCGGAAGATGTGGGCACCATCATCGACGAGCATTTGATGTTTGATCAACCGGTCGCCCACCTGCTGGCGCCGGCCGATGTCTGGGCCTGA
- a CDS encoding nitrogen fixation protein NifZ: MEKLPYEIGDMVFAAEDIFNDGGMPGIDDEEGLIVPAGQRGVVVHFGVAEMDETKEIYLVQFENGPDGSLGAPIGCLPDELTQETDTATVNG, from the coding sequence ATGGAAAAACTACCCTACGAAATCGGTGACATGGTCTTTGCAGCCGAAGACATCTTCAACGATGGCGGCATGCCCGGCATCGACGACGAGGAAGGTCTGATCGTCCCGGCCGGGCAGCGTGGCGTGGTCGTGCATTTCGGCGTGGCCGAGATGGACGAAACCAAGGAAATCTATCTGGTCCAGTTCGAAAATGGCCCGGATGGCAGTCTCGGTGCACCAATCGGCTGCCTGCCGGATGAGCTGACCCAGGAAACAGACACCGCTACGGTCAACGGGTAA
- a CDS encoding flavodoxin — translation MTKIGIFFGTDTGRTRLIAKQMAKKLGESADAPVNIGRTTLDDFLAYDALILGSPTLGDGELPGQSVGLSQPSWEEFLPQLAGADLTGKVAAIYGLGDQKKYPDEFVDAIGIIHDALVAAGARVVGRWPIAAYEFAASQAVDGEHFLGLALDQINQPVLTEERIDTWLAQIRPELLP, via the coding sequence ATGACCAAAATCGGAATTTTCTTCGGCACCGACACCGGCCGCACCCGGCTGATCGCCAAGCAGATGGCGAAAAAGCTGGGTGAATCTGCCGATGCGCCGGTAAATATCGGCCGCACGACGCTGGACGATTTCCTCGCCTACGACGCGTTGATCCTCGGTAGCCCGACGTTGGGCGATGGCGAACTGCCCGGGCAATCGGTCGGCCTCAGCCAACCGAGCTGGGAGGAGTTTCTGCCGCAACTGGCCGGCGCCGATCTGACCGGCAAGGTCGCAGCGATCTACGGGCTGGGTGATCAGAAGAAATATCCCGATGAATTTGTCGACGCCATCGGCATCATTCATGACGCGCTGGTCGCCGCTGGTGCAAGAGTGGTTGGCCGCTGGCCAATAGCAGCTTACGAGTTCGCCGCCTCACAGGCTGTCGACGGCGAGCATTTCCTCGGTCTGGCCCTCGACCAGATCAACCAGCCGGTATTGACCGAAGAACGCATCGATACCTGGCTGGCGCAAATCCGACCGGAGCTACTGCCATGA
- a CDS encoding TOBE domain-containing protein produces the protein MKISARNVFEGTITALTDGKVNAEVEITMAGGDRLIAIVTEGSVQSLGLALGKPVMAFVKAPWVMVLAGEGSVKFSARNQLAGSVDSVIKGAVNSEVTIKLTGGTLVYAVVTNEAVLELGLKPGVPASALIKASHIVLGVPA, from the coding sequence ATGAAAATCAGCGCCCGCAATGTGTTTGAAGGAACGATCACGGCTTTGACCGATGGCAAGGTCAATGCAGAGGTTGAAATCACGATGGCCGGTGGTGACCGCCTGATCGCCATCGTGACCGAAGGCAGCGTTCAGTCGCTGGGCCTGGCGCTTGGCAAGCCGGTAATGGCGTTTGTGAAAGCGCCGTGGGTGATGGTGCTGGCCGGGGAGGGGAGCGTGAAGTTCAGCGCCCGCAACCAGTTGGCGGGCAGCGTGGACAGCGTCATCAAGGGCGCCGTTAATAGTGAAGTGACGATCAAGTTGACTGGCGGCACGCTGGTTTATGCCGTGGTGACCAACGAAGCGGTGCTGGAGCTCGGGCTTAAACCCGGCGTGCCTGCCAGTGCATTGATCAAGGCCAGCCATATTGTCTTGGGCGTGCCAGCCTGA
- a CDS encoding TOBE domain-containing protein produces MEQIAHRLRSKLEVDTEFGSFLGDTRIKLLEAIEKHGSITHAAKAVPLSYKAAWDAIDAMNNLADQPLVQRSTGGKNGGGTQITEHGKKTVALYRALEAEYQAALDRLSASMNDGQASDFEQFRQLLKRMSIKASARNQFAGKIVGLREGHVDFEVRLKLDDDNELVAVITCESAETLGLTIGMEVFALVKSSSVLLLSDSTVKTSARNHLWGEITRIHDGPVNAEVTLTLPSGKTVCAVVTHDSIDNLGLAIGGKACAVFKASAVILCLHA; encoded by the coding sequence ATGGAGCAAATCGCACATCGCCTGCGCAGCAAGCTGGAAGTGGATACCGAGTTCGGCAGCTTTCTCGGCGACACCCGGATCAAGCTGTTGGAAGCCATTGAAAAACACGGCTCGATCACCCATGCCGCCAAGGCGGTTCCACTTTCCTACAAGGCAGCGTGGGATGCCATCGACGCCATGAACAATCTCGCCGACCAGCCACTGGTTCAGCGCTCAACGGGCGGCAAGAACGGCGGCGGCACGCAGATCACCGAACATGGCAAGAAGACAGTCGCCCTCTACCGCGCGCTGGAAGCTGAATATCAGGCCGCTCTCGACCGTCTGAGCGCCAGCATGAACGATGGCCAAGCCAGTGATTTCGAACAATTCCGCCAACTCCTCAAGCGCATGTCGATCAAGGCCAGCGCCCGCAACCAGTTCGCCGGCAAGATCGTTGGCCTGCGCGAAGGCCACGTCGATTTCGAAGTCCGCCTCAAGCTCGATGACGACAACGAACTGGTCGCCGTCATCACCTGCGAATCAGCCGAAACGCTGGGCCTGACAATCGGCATGGAAGTCTTTGCGCTGGTCAAGTCATCGTCCGTGCTGCTGCTCTCCGATTCGACCGTCAAAACCAGCGCACGCAATCATCTTTGGGGCGAAATCACGCGCATCCACGACGGCCCGGTCAATGCCGAAGTCACCCTGACCCTGCCCAGCGGCAAGACCGTGTGTGCCGTGGTCACTCACGACAGCATCGACAACCTCGGCCTCGCCATTGGCGGGAAAGCCTGCGCCGTCTTCAAGGCGTCTGCCGTGATTCTCTGTCTTCACGCCTGA
- the modA gene encoding molybdate ABC transporter substrate-binding protein — protein MLKKFVFFGLTVAIAGFAHADEVQVAVAANFTAPMQQIAVQFEKDTGHKATLAFGATGKFYAQITNGAPFEILLAADDETPARLEKEGQGMVGSRFTYAIGTLVLWSANPDLVDTKGEILKANSFKHLALANPKTAPYGAAALEAMNKLGVLPMLQSRFVQGENIAQTYQFILSGNAELGFVALSQVYKDGKITAGSAWRVPANLYEPIRQDALLLAKGKDKPAAGALLAYLKGDKARTIIKSYGYELR, from the coding sequence ATGTTGAAAAAATTCGTTTTTTTCGGGTTGACCGTAGCAATCGCCGGTTTTGCCCACGCTGACGAAGTTCAGGTCGCCGTCGCCGCCAATTTCACCGCCCCGATGCAGCAGATCGCCGTCCAGTTCGAGAAGGACACCGGCCACAAGGCCACGCTGGCTTTCGGTGCCACCGGGAAGTTCTACGCCCAGATCACCAACGGCGCCCCCTTTGAAATCCTGCTCGCTGCCGACGACGAAACCCCGGCCAGGCTGGAAAAGGAAGGTCAGGGCATGGTCGGCAGCCGCTTCACCTACGCCATCGGCACGCTGGTCCTGTGGTCTGCCAACCCGGATCTGGTTGATACGAAGGGCGAGATTCTGAAAGCGAACAGCTTCAAGCATCTGGCGCTGGCCAACCCGAAGACCGCCCCCTATGGCGCCGCCGCCCTGGAAGCCATGAACAAGCTGGGCGTCCTGCCCATGCTGCAAAGCCGTTTCGTACAGGGCGAAAACATCGCGCAAACCTACCAGTTCATCCTGAGTGGCAACGCAGAACTTGGCTTTGTCGCCCTCTCGCAGGTCTATAAGGACGGCAAGATCACGGCCGGTTCCGCCTGGCGAGTCCCTGCCAATCTGTATGAACCGATCCGCCAGGACGCTTTGCTGCTCGCCAAAGGAAAGGACAAGCCGGCCGCCGGCGCCCTGCTCGCCTATCTCAAAGGCGACAAGGCCAGGACGATCATCAAGTCCTACGGCTACGAATTGCGTTGA
- the modD gene encoding ModD protein, whose protein sequence is MSPYLLPDAFLESLLQDDSPCGDATTFALGIGQQAGQLVFRARQAMVLCGSEEALRMGEMRGLTMIAPMRDSGSRLQAGDEILRLNGNAANLHVVWKTAQTLMEYLSGIATGVADIVAAARRGNPETSVVCTRKNFPGTKAAALKAVLSGGAAPHRLNLSETLLVFPEHRAFLRDETPEATLERLRHRWPERAVVVEVDNEADATRWIAAGVEVLQLEKMSVDMLTRIASHPAVRGQHTKIAAAGGINASNAEAYAQAGARILVTSAPYSAPPRDVAVTLEPVT, encoded by the coding sequence ATGAGCCCCTATCTCCTCCCCGACGCTTTCCTCGAAAGCCTGCTGCAGGATGACAGCCCCTGCGGTGACGCCACTACCTTTGCCCTCGGCATCGGCCAGCAAGCTGGACAACTGGTCTTTCGGGCCAGGCAGGCGATGGTCCTCTGTGGCAGCGAAGAAGCCCTGCGCATGGGCGAAATGCGTGGCCTAACCATGATTGCTCCAATGCGCGACAGTGGCAGCCGGTTGCAGGCTGGCGACGAGATATTGCGACTGAACGGCAATGCCGCCAACCTGCACGTTGTCTGGAAGACCGCGCAAACGCTAATGGAGTATCTGTCGGGCATCGCCACCGGCGTCGCCGATATTGTCGCCGCTGCGCGTCGTGGCAATCCGGAAACCAGCGTTGTCTGCACGCGCAAGAACTTTCCCGGCACTAAGGCAGCCGCCTTGAAAGCCGTGCTCAGTGGCGGCGCCGCCCCGCATCGCCTGAACCTGTCGGAAACCCTGCTGGTCTTTCCCGAACACCGCGCCTTTCTCAGGGACGAAACGCCGGAAGCCACGCTGGAACGCCTGCGCCACCGTTGGCCGGAACGGGCCGTGGTCGTCGAGGTCGATAACGAAGCCGACGCCACGCGGTGGATTGCAGCCGGTGTTGAAGTGCTGCAACTGGAAAAGATGTCGGTCGACATGCTCACCCGCATCGCCAGCCATCCAGCAGTTCGCGGACAACACACCAAAATCGCCGCCGCCGGCGGTATCAATGCGAGCAATGCCGAAGCCTACGCGCAAGCCGGCGCCCGCATTCTTGTCACCAGCGCCCCCTACTCGGCACCGCCGCGCGATGTCGCGGTTACCCTCGAACCCGTTACTTAA
- a CDS encoding 4Fe-4S dicluster domain-containing protein: MKTFLDWSAYDTYGMGDAYAGIPATGGNYAKAVAVCMNNHQCQRDGKGVMCPSYRITGDPAQSTGARVKAFKSALNGELGEQPFIHPDLASAMDLCVSCKGCKKECPSSVDMTLIKTEYLAHRNEELGVPRRARLFGGLPEWLHRYRWPLAALVRLRNASPWLAGLAERKLGISAQRPIPEIVSRPVFTENTESRGQRGKVAIFVDTFTHYYTPEVAMAAIAVLTAGGYAVEVLRPAADDAEPQRPLCCGRTYLSQGMVDAARKEGKRVMAALAPALAAGTPIIGLEPSCLLALRDEFYSLSLGPEVGQLGKQAFLFEEFLMREGNKGLKLDLKPIPGGKAVVHGHCHQKAFGAMKSMKKVLGWIPKFDFEIVDASCCGMSGSFGLEAEHYEASVKMGELALLPAVRSAPADAPIVADGFSCRHQIKDGTGRDAVHVAVLLASALA, from the coding sequence ATGAAAACCTTTCTTGACTGGTCGGCTTACGACACTTACGGCATGGGCGATGCCTATGCCGGCATTCCGGCGACGGGCGGCAATTACGCCAAGGCGGTTGCCGTCTGCATGAACAATCACCAGTGCCAGCGCGATGGCAAGGGCGTCATGTGTCCAAGCTACCGGATCACTGGTGATCCGGCGCAGTCGACCGGTGCGCGGGTCAAGGCCTTCAAGTCGGCGTTGAATGGTGAACTGGGCGAACAGCCCTTTATTCATCCGGATCTGGCTTCGGCCATGGATCTCTGCGTGTCGTGCAAGGGCTGCAAGAAGGAATGCCCGAGCTCGGTCGACATGACGTTGATCAAGACCGAATACCTGGCGCATCGCAACGAAGAACTTGGCGTGCCACGCCGCGCCCGCTTGTTTGGCGGCCTGCCCGAATGGTTGCATCGCTATCGTTGGCCATTGGCGGCGCTGGTTCGCCTGCGTAACGCCTCGCCGTGGCTGGCTGGGCTGGCCGAGCGCAAACTGGGCATTTCAGCGCAGCGGCCGATTCCCGAGATCGTCAGCCGGCCCGTTTTCACCGAAAACACCGAATCCCGCGGTCAACGGGGAAAAGTGGCGATTTTCGTAGACACCTTCACGCACTACTACACGCCGGAAGTCGCCATGGCGGCGATTGCCGTACTGACGGCGGGCGGCTATGCGGTGGAAGTGCTGCGCCCGGCGGCGGATGATGCCGAGCCGCAACGCCCTTTGTGCTGCGGTCGCACCTACCTGTCACAAGGCATGGTCGATGCCGCCAGAAAGGAAGGCAAACGCGTGATGGCGGCACTTGCCCCGGCCTTGGCCGCAGGAACGCCGATTATCGGGTTGGAGCCGTCCTGTCTGCTGGCTTTGCGTGACGAGTTCTATAGTCTGTCGCTTGGCCCTGAGGTCGGGCAGCTTGGCAAGCAGGCTTTTCTGTTTGAGGAATTCCTGATGCGCGAGGGCAACAAGGGGTTGAAACTGGATTTGAAGCCGATTCCCGGCGGCAAGGCGGTGGTGCATGGCCATTGTCACCAGAAAGCCTTTGGCGCGATGAAGTCGATGAAGAAGGTGCTCGGCTGGATTCCGAAGTTCGATTTCGAGATTGTCGATGCCAGTTGCTGCGGTATGTCCGGCAGTTTCGGGCTGGAGGCCGAGCATTACGAAGCGTCGGTGAAAATGGGCGAGCTGGCCTTGCTGCCGGCGGTGCGTTCAGCCCCGGCTGATGCGCCTATTGTTGCCGATGGTTTTTCCTGCCGCCATCAGATCAAGGATGGCACGGGCCGCGATGCGGTGCATGTCGCTGTGCTGCTGGCCAGCGCTCTGGCCTGA